The nucleotide sequence ACTATTTGCCGAGACACTAATTCAGGGAACGTCTGTTGCAGTTGCAGTACAGACGAAGTGGATTCTATTACGTTTCGTATCAATGCGTCTAGCGGGTGATTGTCCTCAGTCGAAGTAAAATTGCCGCCGTTGTGATGTGAAATGTGGCCGACGCGGGCATCCCACACTGACAAAATTGAGGCCAGCCGGGGTAACTCAGCCACGATCGCAGGCCGTCTTTTTAGCTGTCCTCAGTCTTCCGGTAGCGATCGCCCATTTCAGGAGAAAAGTACGTCCGCTATTGTAAATTTGCGGCACACTGAACGAAGGCATAGTCGCTGGCGGCCAAGGCTGCGGAAACTCGCGAGAGCTTTGGTACAGTGAGCGACGAGGCGCATGCGGCGAGCCATTCCACTGCGTAGACAAAATCAGGAGACAGTCTGACTTATGAGCATCAATTCTGTAACCCTTGTGGGCCGAGCAGGACGTGACCCCGATGTGAAATATTTTGAGTCGGGCAGTGTGGTCTGTAAGTTTTCCCTGGCCGTCAACCGCCGCACGCGCAATTCTGACCAACCCGACTGGTTCAATTTGGAGATGTGGGGACGCACCGCCGAGATCGCCGCGAACTACGTGCGGAAAGGCAGCCTGATTGGCGTAAGCGGAGCCCTCAAACTCGATCAGTGGAACGATCGCTCCACCGG is from Leptolyngbya iicbica LK and encodes:
- a CDS encoding single-stranded DNA-binding protein — its product is MSINSVTLVGRAGRDPDVKYFESGSVVCKFSLAVNRRTRNSDQPDWFNLEMWGRTAEIAANYVRKGSLIGVSGALKLDQWNDRSTGALRTSPVIRVERLELLGSKRDNEAAMDANYADDEF